In Asanoa sp. WMMD1127, one genomic interval encodes:
- a CDS encoding ADP-ribosylglycohydrolase family protein — protein MRITWVQPEDLLPHELAASRDEGRDVSALAARWVAAGGDLTPPVSGASPVVASPALRALAVELLDAADALPAVSEPDDLAALRSAWPASWTLPTDVAVDRLHGAWLGRAVGCLLGKPVEKIPREGIREILDATGRWPLRDWFTARGLPAEVAARWPWNRRSAPTSLAEHIDGMPEDDDLNYALLALRVLETHGHGFRSEDVAQAWLDWLPAGRVFTAERVAYRNLLLGHAPPASARRHNPFREWIGAQIRTDVYGWVNPGRPDRAAELAWRDAVVSHVRGGVHGAMWAAALAAAAPVASTVDEVLDAAEAVLPAPSRFAAAVREARALGSGSAGWEAVVDELYARHGHLHWVHVRPNAALVAAALAWGRGDFERSICAVVSGGWDTDSTGATVGAVTGALAGAKELPARWVEPLHNRLASSIAGFDGIGFDELAERTRELASADRREVAA, from the coding sequence GTGAGGATCACCTGGGTGCAGCCGGAGGACCTGCTGCCGCACGAGCTGGCCGCCAGTCGCGACGAGGGGCGCGATGTGTCGGCTTTGGCCGCGCGGTGGGTGGCGGCCGGCGGCGACCTGACGCCGCCGGTCAGCGGTGCGTCGCCTGTGGTGGCATCGCCGGCTCTGCGCGCGCTGGCCGTCGAGCTGCTGGATGCCGCCGACGCGCTCCCGGCCGTGTCCGAGCCGGACGACCTGGCCGCGCTGCGGTCGGCCTGGCCCGCGTCGTGGACGCTGCCGACGGACGTCGCTGTCGACCGGCTGCACGGGGCGTGGCTCGGACGGGCCGTCGGGTGCCTGCTCGGCAAGCCGGTGGAGAAGATCCCGCGCGAGGGGATCCGGGAGATCCTGGACGCCACCGGCCGTTGGCCCTTGCGGGACTGGTTCACCGCCCGGGGTCTTCCCGCCGAAGTCGCGGCACGGTGGCCGTGGAACCGGCGCAGCGCGCCGACCAGCCTCGCCGAGCACATCGACGGGATGCCCGAGGACGACGACCTCAACTACGCCCTCCTGGCGTTGCGGGTGCTGGAGACCCACGGGCACGGGTTCAGAAGCGAGGACGTGGCGCAGGCGTGGCTGGACTGGCTGCCGGCCGGTCGGGTGTTCACCGCCGAGCGGGTGGCCTACCGCAACCTGCTGCTCGGTCATGCGCCGCCGGCCAGCGCGCGGCGGCACAACCCGTTCCGGGAGTGGATCGGCGCCCAGATCCGCACCGACGTGTACGGCTGGGTCAACCCCGGCCGCCCCGACCGCGCGGCCGAGCTCGCCTGGCGCGACGCGGTCGTCAGCCACGTCCGGGGCGGCGTGCACGGGGCGATGTGGGCGGCGGCCCTGGCCGCCGCGGCGCCGGTCGCCTCCACCGTCGACGAGGTGCTCGACGCGGCGGAGGCGGTGCTGCCGGCGCCGAGCCGGTTCGCGGCGGCCGTCCGCGAGGCCCGGGCGCTCGGGTCCGGGTCCGCCGGCTGGGAAGCCGTCGTCGACGAGCTGTACGCCCGGCACGGCCATCTCCACTGGGTGCACGTGCGCCCGAACGCGGCGCTGGTGGCGGCGGCTCTGGCCTGGGGCCGAGGTGACTTCGAACGCTCCATCTGCGCCGTGGTCAGCGGAGGATGGGACACCGACTCGACGGGTGCGACGGTCGGCGCGGTCACCGGGGCGCTCGCCGGGGCAAAGGAGCTGCCGGCGCGCTGGGTCGAGCCGCTGCACAACCGGCTGGCCAGCAGCATCGCCGGCTTCGACGGCATCGGCTTCGACGAACTGGCCGAACGCACCCGGGAGCTCGCCTCCGCCGACCGCAGGGAGGTGGCGGCATGA